From Candidatus Methylomirabilis tolerans:
GGTTAGATTGTAGTGCTTGCGGGGTAGAAGGTGGCGGGCGCTACCCCAAATCGCTTGCTCAACCGCTCGATATGCTCTCGTGTAAGCCTTCGCTTCCCTCTGAGGATTTGCGACACGACCGGCTGGCCCCCAAGCTCCTTGGCGAGGTCGTACTGGCTTAGCTCGTGCTGCTCCATGAGGAATTCCAGCACTTCCTCAGGGGTTGCTGGGCCGATAG
This genomic window contains:
- a CDS encoding helix-turn-helix domain-containing protein, whose protein sequence is IGPATPEEVLEFLMEQHELSQYDLAKELGGQPVVSQILRGKRRLTREHIERLSKRFGVAPATFYPASTTI